Part of the Candidatus Brocadia sinica JPN1 genome, GAAGGATGTGTCAACAGGGCATACCAAGGTTTCTGATTTTTCGATGAATACCATGTGTGCTGCTGGTACGGGGTCGTTTTTGGATCAGCAGGCTACAAGGCTTGGTATCGCGATAGAAAAAGAATTTGGAGAGCTTGCATTGAAATCCAAAAACCCGCCGCGTATTGCCGGTCGTTGCAGTGTATTTGCCAAGACGGATATGATCCATTTACAGCAGGAAGGCACGCCGGTGCATGATATTGTTGCCGGACTTTGTTATGCCATGGCCAGAAACTTTAAGAGCAACATCGGGAAGGGGAAGGAATTTTTCAGGCCCATCGTATTTCAGGGTGGTGTGGCAGCAAATGTCGGTATGGTCAAGGCATTTGAGGATGTTTTGGAACTCAAGCCCGGTGAACTGGTTATACCAAAGTATTTCAATGTAATGGGGGCTATCGGTACGGTGTTTACCTTAATGGATAAAGGGATTCACTCGCCCTTCCGTGGATTAAAGGAAGTTGAAGAATACCTGAGGAGCCGCAGCGCAAAGGCGTCGAGCCTTGAACCACTTCGATCGGATAATTACAAAATTGTTGACATGATACACCCGGTTGCTGGCGACGAAAAGGTCGAGGCATATGTTGGGGTTGATGTGGGTTCTATCAGCACAAATATTGTTGTTATCGACAAACAGAAAAATGTCCTGGCAAGACGCTATCTCATGACGGCAGGAAGGCCGTTGGAAGCCGTGAAACAAGGTCTTTATGAGGTGGGTCTGGAAGTCGGAGATAAGGTGGTTGTCTGCGGCGCCGGAACCACAGGTTCCGGGCGTTATCTGACAGGAGACTTTATCGGTGCTGATATCGCAAAGAATGAAATTACTGCCCACGCCACTGCGGCAGCAAACGTGGATAAAAATGTGGATACGATCTTCGAAATCGGTGGGCAGGATTCCAAGTTTATACGGTTGGAAAATGGGGCAATTGTGGATTTTGCCATGAATAAAGTCTGTGCTGCCGGTACCGGCTCATTTCTGGAAGAACAGGCCGAAAAACTCAGCGTAAGCATCAAAGGGGAATTTAGCAAACGGGCGCTTTCGTCGTGCTGCCCCTCACATCTTGGAGAACGGTGCACCGTTTTTATGGAATCCGACCTGAACCATCATCAGCAGCGCGGAACGTCCAAGGACGATCTGCTCGCAGGCCTGAGTTATTCTGTGGTGTTGAACTTTATCAACAGGGTTGTAGAGGATAGGAAGATCGGGAATACTATTTTTTTCCAGGGGGGAGTTGCCGCCAACCGCGGTGTAAAGGCGGCGTTCGAAAAAGTAACAGGGAGAAAGATTATTGTTCCGCCTCATCACGATATTATGGGGGCTATCGGATCTGCCATTATTGCTATGGAAGAAAGGGTATGGGAGAAATCCAGGTTTAAGGGGTTTGATCTCCGGCACAAGAGATACGACCTGTCTTCCTTCGTTTGTAAAGATTGTTCGAATATTTGTGAGATTCGAAAGGTCACTATCGATGGAGAAAACCCGCTTCATTACGGAAGTCGTTGCGGCAAATTTGACGACGAAAAGACTTTGAAAAAAGGGAGGCACTTACCAAGGCTTTTTCGCGAGAGGAAAGATGCGCTCGTCAATACCTATAAGAAAAACAAACCGGATCAGCCTGCAGGAAAAAAGATCGGGATACCACAGGTATCTACCTTTCATGACCTCTACCCGATGTGGAAGGCGTTCTTCATCGAGCTGGGTTTTGATGTTATAACCTCCAGTGATACTAATAAAGATATTATCTATAACGGTGTGGAAGTAATTACCGCAGAGACCTGCTTTCCTATCAAAGTTGCGCACGGACACGTGATCGACATGTTAAACAGGGATATTGATTATCTGTTTTTGCCCAGCGTTATCAATTTAACGCATAGCAGCCCCCGGCTCACCCATTCGTATGCATGTCCTTACGTGCAGTGCATACCGTATCTCGTACGTTCGGCCATTGACTTTAAGGAAAAGAAGTTTGAAGTCTTATCCCCGGTCATTCATTTCGAATACGGAGAAGAGTTTGTGGACAAGACCCTGCGTCAAATCGCAAAAAGCCTTGGAAGAACCGGAGAGGTTGTTGAAATAGCGATAAAGTCGGCACGTGAGGCGCTGCAGACTTTTCATAAAACCCTTGAGGCACGGGGAAAAGAGATCCTGGGAAAATTAGGAGAAAATGAAAAGGCATTCGTGCTGATCAGCCGTTCCTACAATGGTTGCGATACGGGTATGAATCTTGGTCTTCCTGAAAAATTGCGTGATTTAGGAGTTTTGACAATCCCACTGGACTTTTTGAAACTTGATATTGAAGAAGTATCTCATGATTATCCGAATATGTATTGGAAGACAGGACAAAAATTCCTCGCAGCGGCCAGGATAATTGCCAGGGATAAAAGGCTTTACCCCTTATATATTACCAACTTTGGCTGCGGTCCAGACTCGTTTATAACCAAATTTTTTGCCAAAGAATTGGCAGGAAAACCCTGTCTGACCATTGAAATTGACGAGCACAGCTCTGATGTTGGGGCAATAACCAGGTGCGAGGCATTTATTGATAGCCTTAAAAATGTTAAATCTGTCACTGATAGAAAAAAATTGAGAGACGATGTTCCGGTTCGGAACGTGACGGAGAAAAAGAAACGCACGATTTACATTCCTTATATGTGTGACCACGGCAGGATGATTGCCGCCTCCATGAGGGCTAATGGTGTGCTGGCAGAAGCCTTGCCTATGGCCAATAAGCAGTCGATTGATATTGGACGAAAGTTTACTTCGGGAAAGGAATGCTACCCTGCAATTCTTACAACCGGGGATATTGTGAAAAAGGCTATGAGCCCTGACTTTGACCCTGAGGCAAGCGCCTTCTTTATGGCTACAGCATCCGGTCCTTGCCGGTTTGGCCAATACAATAAATTTCAGCGTATGGTATTGGATGATCTTGGATTTCCTCATGTACCTCTTTACACAATGGATCAGGGAGAAAACTACGACGAGGATACCAAGAGCCTTGGCACGCACTTCCGTAAACTGGCGTGGAACGGTATTATGTATATCGACCTCCTGCAAAAATTACAAAGGGAAACGAGGCCTTACGAACTACAGAAAGATGAAACGGATGCTCTTTACGAAAACTTCGTGAAAAAGGCAGAGTCAGCGCTCGAAAAACATCAGGATCTGGTGAAATTCGCGCGGGAGGCGAATATTGCCTTTGCAAACATAAAAGTAGACCGAAGCAAGCCCAGACCATTAATCGGTGTCATTGGAGAGACCTATGTACGTTGTAATGAGTTTGCAAACAACTTTCTTGCAAGAAATATCGAACGTCTGGGAGGTGAGGTATTTATTCCGCCTTTTGCCGAATGGATTAATTATATTGCACACTGCCGCAGGGAATCGTGCCTTTTTGAAAAGGATTATAAGGGACTTTTCGGTGAGATTATCTCTGATATTGTTCAGAGGTACGATGCCTACAAACTTACGAAGGTGTTTAAAGGCAGAATCAGACATTTTCTGAAAGATGCGCCAATTAAAGAACTCATCAGGAGGGGGAAACCGTATATTGACGATTCCTACAAAGGTGATCCGGTGCTCAGCATGGGGAAGGTAATTGAATACGTTGAGGAAGGGTTTGATGGTATCGTTAACGTAATTCCATTTCACTGCATGCCTGGTACGGTGGTGAATGGCGTACTTGAAAGGTTTCAGAAAGATTTTTACGGCATGCCCTGCCTGAAGTTGTCTTTTGATGGCCAGGAACAAACAAATGAAGAAACCCGGCTGGAGGCATTTATGCATCAGGCATATCAAAGGATGGAGGGGAAAGTAAATTCTCATAAACATGGCACGGTAAGCCGTAGACAAAAAAGCAAAGTAAGCAGTAGGCCGATGGCAGTAGGCAAAGGGTGATAATTTATACGTAACGAAATAAATAGTGCCGCACAGTAAAAATAAAAGCAAAAATAGAAATGCAAAATGACAGATGAAAAATTAAAATGGAAGAATTTTTAGTGTGCACAAGTTATGACGTTTGAATACTGTTTTAGTACCAATGCTCGGGCATGTTGCACGTGCTCTTACAGACTAGCGGGGTTACAATGAAAGGTAAATGCTGGAAGTTTGGAAATAATATTAATACGGATGAAATTATCCCGGCGCGGTATCTGAATACTACCGATACGAAAGAGCTGGCATCTCACTGTATGGAGGATGCTGACCCGGATTTTATGAAAAAGGCCAAGGCTGGCGACGCTATTGTGGCGGGGGATAATTTCGGATGCGGTTCCTCCCGTGAGCATGCGCCAATTGCCATCAAGGCAGCAGGGATTTCCTGTGTTATTGCAAAGTCCTTCGCCCGTATCTTCTTTCGAAATGCTATTAATATCGGGTTGCCTATTTTTGAGTGTCCTGAGGCTGCTGAGCAGATTCAGGAAGGCGATGAAATAGAAATTAACCTTGCGGCGGGGGAAATCCTCGATCATACTTCAGAAAAGAGATTCAAATTTGAGCCTTTTCCCCTGGAGATGCATGAAATTATCGAGGCTGGGGGATTAATGAATTTTGTAAAAATGAAAATGGGCGTTGCATAAATTCCCAATCACAAATACCAAATTTAAAGCAAAGCCTAAAGAACGAAATCTTAGTGACGGGGGCATTTGAGAAGTAAAATTCGGAAGTTGACAGGCTAATTTTTCTTATATTTTGGTCGCTGACTTTAGCCATGCAAACCTTAGAAATCACCAAGGATATACATTGGGTCGGGGTATTAAATACCACTCTGCGGGCGTTTGATGTAGTGTTTCAAACCCGATTTGGAAGTACATACAACTCGTATCTCATCCAGGCAGATAAGCCAACACTTATTGATTGTGTTCATGAAAAATTTGACCGGGAATATCTTGAAAAACTCCGGTCGTTAATCAACCTCAGGGACATTTGTTACATTGTGGTAAATCATACAGAAATGGATCATACGGGGGCGTTGGGTCTTTTGTTGAAAGAGACACCGAATGCCCAAATCTTAGCCACAAAGACAGCATCTCTTTTTTTGAAAAATATTCTTCATGCAGAGGTAAAAGGAAAAATGGTTGAAGATGGTGAGTGTATCAGCCTTGGTAATAAGCAATTAAAGTTTATTCATGCGCCATACTGGCATTGGCCAGATACCATGTTTACGTATTTAGAAGAAGAGCATATGCTGTTTTCCTGTGATGGTTTTGCGACTCATTTTTGTGATGAACGGCTTTTTGACGATCTGGTCGATGACTTTGCTGAAGATTTTCGATATTATTTTGAGCACGTAATGGGTCCTTATAGGAAAAAGATCCTTGAGGCAATAGAAAAGATCAAAAATCTGGATATCCGGTTAATTGCCCCGAGTCACGGTCCCATCCTTCGAACCGATCCGTGGAAATACATTAATGCCTATAAAGACTGGAGCACGCCCCGAAAGGATCCCCATAAAAAGCTGATATTAGTCTTATATGCGTCTATGTATGGAAACACGAAAAAGATGGCGGAGGCGGTGGCGAGGGGTGCATCTACGATGACTACCGAGGTTAAACTGCTGGATGCTGCAAACGTATCGCCTGAATTTATGCGGTGTGAGATTGAATCTGCCGAAGGAATCCTGATTGGTTCGTCGACTATCAATGGCGATGCGTTAATGCCTTTATGGAATATTATGAATATTATGTTTAGTGTGAACGTCAAGCTAAAAAAATGTGCAACATTTGGTACTTATGGATGGAGCGGAGAAGCCACAAGGCTTATGGAAGATCGGTTGAAAGGTCTTAAACTCCATATTGTTCAACCGCCGGTAAAGGTCCTTTTTACTCCTACAGAGGAAGACTTGAAAAGGTGCTCCATCTTTGGATATGACTTTGCCCAATCCCTGACGACGAGTTCGGCGACGTAAGTATCCCTACATCGAACTAACAGAACGTTTGAAACTTTGAATTTTGAAGTGTCGTTTTATGTTTCTGATAAAAAGACTCCCTGGCCTCTCTCCTTTTCACGATACAAAAGCCAGAATTTTCACTATCGGGCTTCTCGTGCAAGCATGTAAAGAAATTGCTGGGCATATCCCGCGTACCTGCCAAAATATTTTAGACCAAAAGCCTGCAGTTGCTGACTCGAAACCTCCTGATTCTTGAAATACAGCTTCTGAAGGATCTTCTTCATCCAGGTATCGATGGGAAATGCCTCGGTAAAACCCAGAGAAAACAGAAGGACGCAGTCGGCAATCTTGTCCCCGACACCGGGAATCTGTTTCAGCGTTTTCTTTGCCTCAATATAGGAAAGTTTTTTTAATGATTGTAAAAATGCTTCGTTAACGGAATCATTGGCGGCTTTAATATATTTTGCCCGGAAACCCGTCTTTGCACGGAGAATCCGCTCTAAATCATTTAACTCACCGGGGTTGGGAAACGAATACCCTTCGAATCCCTTCATTTCAATGCTCTTCCCAAAGAATTGTGCCAGTATTTCAAGATTTAATTTTATCTTGGGGATATTTGCCGCCGAGGAGCAGAGGAACGATATTAAACATTCCCAGGGATCTTGCCTGATAATGCGCAAACCGTGATGCCTCCTGATCGCCTCGCCAATGTGGACATCCTTAGTTATCTGCTGCAAAATAGTGGTATAGGGCTCATCTAGGGCAAAATAATGCGTCAGGAATTTCTGGTCTGTGCCCTGGAATTCCAGATGATTTGAGGACTGCCGGACACGAAAGATGCGGTCCCTCGCCGCAACATAATACCAGTCTTCCATCCTGGATACCCGAAACAGTTGTCCGCACAGGAGTGTAGATTCTAGGTTGAAATCTTTTACGAGGATTTTGGGCAAGGTGTATCCTTACAGAACAAAATGGGCTCCTTCATTGTGAAGTTAAGTAATTCGTAACAGTTTATTTCCCTTATCCTCTTTCCCCCCAAGAGGCAGAAAATTTGGTGATAATCAGCGTTCCCCACCTCTGGTGAAAGAAGCTGGAGGTGGGCTGTTGCGATAATTCTCATTATAAAGGTGAAAGTGAAAAATGAAAATGCAAAATTGACAGATATTTTCAATTTCCCTATCAGATAGGTATTTCGTTTTGTGGCAATGTCTTTTTTGTCGTTATTGCAAATACACGGAATCGATAGTTAAAAATAGGTATATTGTCTGAAAATAAATTCATATAGATACAGGACATATAATGGTCGTTGTATGTTGTAAGTTTCTTGTTTGTAATGTTTTGTGCTTGTCTGTAATGGTAAGGCAGACGCTTTTTAATAAAAATAATTTAGATTGTTGATAATTATTCCGATTATAATAGCAGTCCGGTATGTATAGATGCCAGACACTAGTTTTTGTTTCCTAATAAAACAAATTATCCACAAAAGATTCTCATCAGAGGTAGCGATTAATATCCTATGGGTAGAAAAAAATTTTCAAATGATGCGACTATTTTAACGTATAGGATCGAAGCTGTGGTTGTTGAGCTAAGAGATTTTTCGTTTTGCTCAGAATGACAGCACAGGAGGTATTTTCAGGTGAAAACAGATGGGAGGTCTGCCGTTCCTTCCGCAAATACAGGGAGCCGCTCTGTCCAGCTTTGCAGTGGTGTGGTAGCCGGTATCGGTGCAATAGTGTTGTTGGGCTGGATATGGGATTTTCTCTTATTGGCCAGCGGTTACTCAGATTATATACCAATGGCCCCAAATACTGCCGTAATATTCGTTGTCTTGGGCATTACGTTGTATGTCATCATCCGCTGGTCTGCAAACCGCATTCTCCGTTGTTTTGCTAAAGTCACGACAGTTTTTGTCGTGCTCCTTTGCTCGTTGATATTCATCCAATATGTAACTGATAGTGATCTTGGCATTGACCAATTATTTTTCGTTACCACGAAAACACTCGGAAAGATACCTGTGGGTCTCATGTCTCCTATTACAGCCGCATGCTTTATTCTCTCCGGTCTTTCACTGATGCTTGCGCTATCTTTTCCGGAAAATGGAAGGTATGCGAAAAGTATAGCATCCAGCCTTGCAACAATAGTAATATTTGTAGGATCGATCGTGATCCTTGGATATCTGTATAGAACGCCTTTGCTTTATGGCGGGACGATAATACCGATGGCGCTTACAACTGCAGTTGCCTTTGTATTTCTGGGCACAGGACTGATATTTACTATTGGCCAGGAGTACTGGCCACAGTGCCTGGTGACAGGTTTGTCAACACGTGCCCGTTTGATGCGGGCGTTTCTTCCCGTTACGGTTGTTATTGTTATCATCATGGGTTGGATATATACCGTTATTGTCCTGCAGTCAAAAAGTAACCCGGCATTACTGTCAGCGCTGCTTGCGATCCTGTTTATGGTTGTTATTGGCTTTATTGTTTCCCATACAGCAAGTATCATCGGGAACGCGATTGACCTTGCCGAAACAAAGCGCAATCTGGCAGAAATACAACTCCGCAAGTTGTCACAGGCTGTTGAACAAAGCCAAAGTATGGTGTTAATAACCGATGCAGCAGGTAATATTGAATACACGAATCCCAAATTTACCCAACTTACAGGCTACACCCTGGAAGAAACCATAGGACAAAATCCTCGTATCCTAAAATCGGGAGAGACGTCACCCGAAGAATACAAACAGTTGTGGGATACGATTACCTCCGGCAGAGAGTGGCGTGGGGAATTTCATAACAGGAAAAAGAACGGCGAACTTTATTGGGAGTATGCATCCATTTCCCCTGTCAGAAATTCTGACGGAGTTATTACCAATTTCCTTGCTGTAAAAGAAGATATCACGGAACGTAAAAATTTCGAAGCACAGCTTATGCGCCTGGCAGATCGTGATCCACTCACCAATCTCCTTAACCGCCGCCGCTTCCAGGAAGAGTTGAATAGCTCGCTTGCACAGGCGCGGCGACACGATACCAGCGGGGCATTGTTGTTTCTGGACCTGGATAATTTTAAAGACATTAACGATACCCTTGGACATCAGGCGGGAGATGAAATTCTTACACATCTTGCCGATATATTGAAAAAAAGACTGCGGGAATCTGACATTATAGCTCGTCTGGGCGGTGACGAATTTGCCATCCTCTTGTCTCACATCGATGCCAGCCATGCGCAGTCTGTTGCTGAACA contains:
- a CDS encoding FprA family A-type flavoprotein; the protein is MQTLEITKDIHWVGVLNTTLRAFDVVFQTRFGSTYNSYLIQADKPTLIDCVHEKFDREYLEKLRSLINLRDICYIVVNHTEMDHTGALGLLLKETPNAQILATKTASLFLKNILHAEVKGKMVEDGECISLGNKQLKFIHAPYWHWPDTMFTYLEEEHMLFSCDGFATHFCDERLFDDLVDDFAEDFRYYFEHVMGPYRKKILEAIEKIKNLDIRLIAPSHGPILRTDPWKYINAYKDWSTPRKDPHKKLILVLYASMYGNTKKMAEAVARGASTMTTEVKLLDAANVSPEFMRCEIESAEGILIGSSTINGDALMPLWNIMNIMFSVNVKLKKCATFGTYGWSGEATRLMEDRLKGLKLHIVQPPVKVLFTPTEEDLKRCSIFGYDFAQSLTTSSAT
- the leuD gene encoding 3-isopropylmalate dehydratase small subunit — translated: MKGKCWKFGNNINTDEIIPARYLNTTDTKELASHCMEDADPDFMKKAKAGDAIVAGDNFGCGSSREHAPIAIKAAGISCVIAKSFARIFFRNAINIGLPIFECPEAAEQIQEGDEIEINLAAGEILDHTSEKRFKFEPFPLEMHEIIEAGGLMNFVKMKMGVA
- a CDS encoding DNA-3-methyladenine glycosylase family protein, which encodes MPKILVKDFNLESTLLCGQLFRVSRMEDWYYVAARDRIFRVRQSSNHLEFQGTDQKFLTHYFALDEPYTTILQQITKDVHIGEAIRRHHGLRIIRQDPWECLISFLCSSAANIPKIKLNLEILAQFFGKSIEMKGFEGYSFPNPGELNDLERILRAKTGFRAKYIKAANDSVNEAFLQSLKKLSYIEAKKTLKQIPGVGDKIADCVLLFSLGFTEAFPIDTWMKKILQKLYFKNQEVSSQQLQAFGLKYFGRYAGYAQQFLYMLAREAR
- a CDS encoding putative bifunctional diguanylate cyclase/phosphodiesterase, which gives rise to MKTDGRSAVPSANTGSRSVQLCSGVVAGIGAIVLLGWIWDFLLLASGYSDYIPMAPNTAVIFVVLGITLYVIIRWSANRILRCFAKVTTVFVVLLCSLIFIQYVTDSDLGIDQLFFVTTKTLGKIPVGLMSPITAACFILSGLSLMLALSFPENGRYAKSIASSLATIVIFVGSIVILGYLYRTPLLYGGTIIPMALTTAVAFVFLGTGLIFTIGQEYWPQCLVTGLSTRARLMRAFLPVTVVIVIIMGWIYTVIVLQSKSNPALLSALLAILFMVVIGFIVSHTASIIGNAIDLAETKRNLAEIQLRKLSQAVEQSQSMVLITDAAGNIEYTNPKFTQLTGYTLEETIGQNPRILKSGETSPEEYKQLWDTITSGREWRGEFHNRKKNGELYWEYASISPVRNSDGVITNFLAVKEDITERKNFEAQLMRLADRDPLTNLLNRRRFQEELNSSLAQARRHDTSGALLFLDLDNFKDINDTLGHQAGDEILTHLADILKKRLRESDIIARLGGDEFAILLSHIDASHAQSVAEQIIDSVYSHVMIVHEQPTRVTVSIGIALFPFHGNTSETLLKCADLAMYRAKKEGRNRACVYTHGQKTKIETLLNWEKNIREALYLNRFVLHLQPIADMRENCIVGYEALLRMIGENNELIHPAAFLDVAERSDLINDIDRWVVRRAIRIITEICKSDKNLYIGANLSGKAFDDPELISIINQELAATAINPVNLVLEITESAVITDIIEAQHFITTLKAMGCRFALDDFGTGFSSLNYLKHLPVDYLKIDGSFIRNLPNDSADQHLVRAIVEVARGLNKQTIAEFVECEEAVRLLLEYGVDYAQGYHIGRPRAMSEI
- a CDS encoding acyl-CoA dehydratase activase, with amino-acid sequence MSQKKYIGLDIGSVSIKAVLINERKEILEDHYVRSHGQSVETFLLVLRDIFNRTHIDDIDGIAITGSGGKLISELMNIAFINEVVAHSQATTTLHPEARTIIEIGGEDSKLMLIEKDVSTGHTKVSDFSMNTMCAAGTGSFLDQQATRLGIAIEKEFGELALKSKNPPRIAGRCSVFAKTDMIHLQQEGTPVHDIVAGLCYAMARNFKSNIGKGKEFFRPIVFQGGVAANVGMVKAFEDVLELKPGELVIPKYFNVMGAIGTVFTLMDKGIHSPFRGLKEVEEYLRSRSAKASSLEPLRSDNYKIVDMIHPVAGDEKVEAYVGVDVGSISTNIVVIDKQKNVLARRYLMTAGRPLEAVKQGLYEVGLEVGDKVVVCGAGTTGSGRYLTGDFIGADIAKNEITAHATAAANVDKNVDTIFEIGGQDSKFIRLENGAIVDFAMNKVCAAGTGSFLEEQAEKLSVSIKGEFSKRALSSCCPSHLGERCTVFMESDLNHHQQRGTSKDDLLAGLSYSVVLNFINRVVEDRKIGNTIFFQGGVAANRGVKAAFEKVTGRKIIVPPHHDIMGAIGSAIIAMEERVWEKSRFKGFDLRHKRYDLSSFVCKDCSNICEIRKVTIDGENPLHYGSRCGKFDDEKTLKKGRHLPRLFRERKDALVNTYKKNKPDQPAGKKIGIPQVSTFHDLYPMWKAFFIELGFDVITSSDTNKDIIYNGVEVITAETCFPIKVAHGHVIDMLNRDIDYLFLPSVINLTHSSPRLTHSYACPYVQCIPYLVRSAIDFKEKKFEVLSPVIHFEYGEEFVDKTLRQIAKSLGRTGEVVEIAIKSAREALQTFHKTLEARGKEILGKLGENEKAFVLISRSYNGCDTGMNLGLPEKLRDLGVLTIPLDFLKLDIEEVSHDYPNMYWKTGQKFLAAARIIARDKRLYPLYITNFGCGPDSFITKFFAKELAGKPCLTIEIDEHSSDVGAITRCEAFIDSLKNVKSVTDRKKLRDDVPVRNVTEKKKRTIYIPYMCDHGRMIAASMRANGVLAEALPMANKQSIDIGRKFTSGKECYPAILTTGDIVKKAMSPDFDPEASAFFMATASGPCRFGQYNKFQRMVLDDLGFPHVPLYTMDQGENYDEDTKSLGTHFRKLAWNGIMYIDLLQKLQRETRPYELQKDETDALYENFVKKAESALEKHQDLVKFAREANIAFANIKVDRSKPRPLIGVIGETYVRCNEFANNFLARNIERLGGEVFIPPFAEWINYIAHCRRESCLFEKDYKGLFGEIISDIVQRYDAYKLTKVFKGRIRHFLKDAPIKELIRRGKPYIDDSYKGDPVLSMGKVIEYVEEGFDGIVNVIPFHCMPGTVVNGVLERFQKDFYGMPCLKLSFDGQEQTNEETRLEAFMHQAYQRMEGKVNSHKHGTVSRRQKSKVSSRPMAVGKG